GTGTAAGCACGCGCGATCGCACCATAGGCAGTTGCTTGAAGGTGAAGGGCTGAAACTCTGGCTGTGGCATTGAGCGCTTGAGCAAAAACTGTTTGAGCGGCAGCAGTTTGCCCCACCTGATGCAAAACAGTGGCAATCTGCGCCAGGGTTTCAATTTGAGGAGAGCGAGTCGGGTCAGAATCTTGAAACGGCATCTGTGCCGCAATCAACAATGCTTGCTTAGGATGCTGCTGTTGGGCATAGGCGATCGCCAGTTGCTGAAGTAGATCAGTTCGCAGGGCTGGATCGGTTTTGATCAAACGTTGTACCGTCGGCTCGACCGCCCCTAGCGCATCAGCGGCTTGTGCCACAGAAATGGTGCTATAAGGATTGACTGCGATCGCACTCAGACCGGCTAACTGCTGAAAGGCAATGTTGGCTTCTGGGAGATAGCCTTGTGCAATCGCTTGTCCGATCGCGTTAGTGCCATCTTGCCTGTTTTGAAGCTGCTGAACAGCCTGGAGAAATTGTGCGATCATCTGAGACGATTTTTGAGGTTGGTTGCGTTGGCGATACGCTCCTGCGGCTAGCAGTAGATGATTCACTCTGATCTGAGGGGAGCTAGATCGCAGCACCTGAGCCAGACGATCGGGGTTTCCACCCGCTGCAAAATACTGCATCACAAAATCCCCCTGACTGTCATATAAAGGGGACTGGACATTATTCCAGGCTTGGTTAAAAAGCTGTTGTGAGAGAGGATGCTTTGCCGCATCATAGGCTGCGACTAAGACAGCGTAGCGTCGATCGTCTTCAGGAATATAACCTTTGAGAATCGTATTGAGGTAAGGTTTCGCTTTAGCTTCCTGACCAAGCTGGAGATACAACCGGGCAAGATCAGGATTCTGCCAATTGATTGGCACCACTTTTGCTACCTGATCAACCAACCGTAGCGCTTTTGCAGGCTGTTGAGTTTCGAGATATGCCTGTGCCAGAGCTAATGGAGTTATGATCTGAGTTGCAATTTCGGTTGGCGGTGCAGGCGGGATGAGCGGCACGATCGCAGATTCCATCGAGTCTAGCAACGATGCGATCTTTGGCGTTTGTTTCAGCTCCGAAGCAGTGGTTAACAGCAGACCCAAATCAGCAGCGCGGAACCGGGCATCAGGTTGCTTGAGGGTGAACTGAATGGCGCGAGTCAGGAGCGCAGTCGCACGATCGGGTAAACCAATCTGTTGGTAGTAGCGGGCTAGCCCAGACATCAGCCGCGCTTTTGCCTGCGGATCACGAAACCGCTCAATCCGGGCTG
This region of Trichocoleus desertorum NBK24 genomic DNA includes:
- a CDS encoding lipopolysaccharide assembly protein LapB; its protein translation is MASLLKELSRNPQFRKQAQLAQVFDQLAARIERFRDPQAKARLMSGLARYYQQIGLPDRATALLTRAIQFTLKQPDARFRAADLGLLLTTASELKQTPKIASLLDSMESAIVPLIPPAPPTEIATQIITPLALAQAYLETQQPAKALRLVDQVAKVVPINWQNPDLARLYLQLGQEAKAKPYLNTILKGYIPEDDRRYAVLVAAYDAAKHPLSQQLFNQAWNNVQSPLYDSQGDFVMQYFAAGGNPDRLAQVLRSSSPQIRVNHLLLAAGAYRQRNQPQKSSQMIAQFLQAVQQLQNRQDGTNAIGQAIAQGYLPEANIAFQQLAGLSAIAVNPYSTISVAQAADALGAVEPTVQRLIKTDPALRTDLLQQLAIAYAQQQHPKQALLIAAQMPFQDSDPTRSPQIETLAQIATVLHQVGQTAAAQTVFAQALNATARVSALHLQATAYGAIARAYTKTGQRDAAETARQNAVKAAKAVQADPNNGFTSDYMLSLVSQQFLNHQQVEAAWRTLREISLAGYKETNIDNLIVTAIQSGQLDIARQASELINTYQTPDAFSQIAPTIAQAYLSRNRSTEAIALLDRTTQIWNNQKERSVNTLIELIRLYAQLGRIDTARHLLANYPTSSQASVSLRQELQQYVNCYAQRSVVRDSKGSKSRVTMLPSSVAAELRDHLVGDQRQYQRGLS